Proteins encoded in a region of the Elaeis guineensis isolate ETL-2024a chromosome 7, EG11, whole genome shotgun sequence genome:
- the LOC105048835 gene encoding 4-coumarate--CoA ligase-like 5 isoform X1 → MAVETSLPPPSPSVDPRSGFCHETKTFHSLRSAAPLPDENLPLSAAAYALSLIPSPLPSNSALIDAATGAAISYPELVSRVHTLAASLRSRAGLSKGDVAFVLSPTRLDVPLLYFALLSLGVVVSPANPLSTAGEISHQIRLSNPSVAFATAATADKLPRDLPIILLDSPRFRSFLSPAAPAAAPPPEVSQSDTAAILYSSGTTGRVKGVVLTHRNFVALIAGYHAAKEAVEAPPDGPAVALFTIPLFHVFGFFMVLRTAALAETTVLMERFDFGAMLRAVERYRATYIPMSPPLVVAMAKSDEVAHYDLSSLRLVACGGGPLGREVAERFTARFPNIEIIQGYGLTESTGGVSGTAGPDESRKYGSAGRIGANLEAKIVDPATGEALPPERQGELWLRGPTIMKGYIGDAEATASTLDSEGWLKTGDLCYFDQDGFVFVVDRLKELIKYKAYQVPPAELEHVLHSHPEIADAAVIPFPDEEAGQIPMAFIVRQPGSSVSEQQVMDFVAKQILVAGCTIQESSPGCFCQLNTKISCWKDIEKGAHKSCFNYSCI, encoded by the exons ATGGCGGTGGAAACCTCTCTACCTCCGCCGTCGCCGTCGGTCGACCCGAGGAGTGGCTTCTGCCACGAGACCAAGACCTTCCACAGCCTCCGCTCGGCGGCGCCTCTTCCGGACGAAAACCTCCCCCTCTCCGCCGCCGCCTACGCCCTCTCCCTTATCCCCTCTCCCCTCCCCTCCAACTCCGCCCTTATCGACGCCGCCACCGGCGCCGCCATCTCGTACCCGGAGTTGGTCTCCCGTGTCCACACCCTCGCTGCCTCTCTCCGCTCCCGCGCCGGCCTTTCCAAGGGCGACGTGGCCTTCGTCCTCTCACCCACCCGCCTTGACGTTCCCCTACTCTACTTCGCCCTCCTCTCCCTCGGCGTCGTCGTCTCTCCAGCGAATCCCCTCAGCACCGCCGGCGAGATCTCCCACCAGATCCGCCTCTCCAATCCCTCAGTCGCCTTCGCCACCGCAGCCACCGCCGACAAGCTCCCCCGCGACCTACCGATCATCCTCCTCGACTCGCCTCGCTTCCGATCCTTCCTCTCCCCCGCGGCACCGGCGGCGGCGCCGCCACCGGAGGTCTCGCAGTCGGACACGGCGGCGATCCTCTACTCGTCGGGGACGACGGGGCGGGTGAAGGGGGTGGTTCTGACCCACCGGAACTTCGTCGCCCTGATCGCGGGGTACCATGCCGCCAAGGAGGCGGTGGAGGCGCCGCCAGATGGACCGGCGGTGGCGCTATTCACGATCCCGCTGTTCCACGTGTTCGGTTTCTTCATGGTGCTCAGGACGGCGGCACTGGCGGAGACGACGGTGCTGATGGAGCGGTTCGACTTCGGGGCGATGCTCCGAGCGGTGGAACGGTACCGGGCGACCTACATCCCCATGTCGCCGCCGCTGGTGGTGGCGATGGCCAAGTCTGACGAGGTCGCCCACTACGACCTCTCCTCGCTCCGCCTTGTGGCGTGCGGCGGCGGGCCGCTCGGCCGGGAGGTGGCGGAGCGTTTCACGGCGCGCTTCCCCAACATCGAGATCATCCAG GGGTATGGTTTGACGGAGTCGACCGGAGGGGTGTCGGGGACGGCGGGGCCGGACGAGTCACGGAAGTATGGGTCGGCGGGGCGAATAGGCGCGAATTTGGAAGCGAAGATAGTGGACCCCGCCACGGGGGAGGCCTTGCCTCCCGAACGCCAAGGGGAGCTTTGGCTCCGAGGGCCCACCATCATGAAAG GTTACATAGGTGATGCTGAGGCAACTGCATCTACCTTGGACTCAGAAGGTTGGTTAAAGACAGGTGATCTTTGCTACTTTGACCAGGATGGCTTTGTCTTTGTCGTGGATAGATTAAAAGAGTTGATTAAGTACAAGGCATACCAG GTCCCCCCAGCTGAATTGGAGCATGTGCTTCATTCTCATCCGGAAATTGCTGATGCTGCTGTAATTCC GTTCCCAGATGAAGAAGCaggacagatacccatggctTTCATTGTTAGACAACCTGGGAGCTCTGTCAGTGAGCAACAAGTAATGGATTTTGTTGCAAAACAG ATTCTTGTTGCAGGTTGCACCATACAAGAAAGTTCGCCGGGTTGCTTTTGTCAGCTCAATACCAAAATCAGCTGCTGGAAAGATATTGAGAAGGGAgctcataaatcatgtttcaactATTCCTGCATCTAA
- the LOC105048835 gene encoding 4-coumarate--CoA ligase-like 5 isoform X2 yields MAVETSLPPPSPSVDPRSGFCHETKTFHSLRSAAPLPDENLPLSAAAYALSLIPSPLPSNSALIDAATGAAISYPELVSRVHTLAASLRSRAGLSKGDVAFVLSPTRLDVPLLYFALLSLGVVVSPANPLSTAGEISHQIRLSNPSVAFATAATADKLPRDLPIILLDSPRFRSFLSPAAPAAAPPPEVSQSDTAAILYSSGTTGRVKGVVLTHRNFVALIAGYHAAKEAVEAPPDGPAVALFTIPLFHVFGFFMVLRTAALAETTVLMERFDFGAMLRAVERYRATYIPMSPPLVVAMAKSDEVAHYDLSSLRLVACGGGPLGREVAERFTARFPNIEIIQGYGLTESTGGVSGTAGPDESRKYGSAGRIGANLEAKIVDPATGEALPPERQGELWLRGPTIMKGYIGDAEATASTLDSEGWLKTGDLCYFDQDGFVFVVDRLKELIKYKAYQVPPAELEHVLHSHPEIADAAVIPFPDEEAGQIPMAFIVRQPGSSVSEQQVMDFVAKQVAPYKKVRRVAFVSSIPKSAAGKILRRELINHVSTIPASKL; encoded by the exons ATGGCGGTGGAAACCTCTCTACCTCCGCCGTCGCCGTCGGTCGACCCGAGGAGTGGCTTCTGCCACGAGACCAAGACCTTCCACAGCCTCCGCTCGGCGGCGCCTCTTCCGGACGAAAACCTCCCCCTCTCCGCCGCCGCCTACGCCCTCTCCCTTATCCCCTCTCCCCTCCCCTCCAACTCCGCCCTTATCGACGCCGCCACCGGCGCCGCCATCTCGTACCCGGAGTTGGTCTCCCGTGTCCACACCCTCGCTGCCTCTCTCCGCTCCCGCGCCGGCCTTTCCAAGGGCGACGTGGCCTTCGTCCTCTCACCCACCCGCCTTGACGTTCCCCTACTCTACTTCGCCCTCCTCTCCCTCGGCGTCGTCGTCTCTCCAGCGAATCCCCTCAGCACCGCCGGCGAGATCTCCCACCAGATCCGCCTCTCCAATCCCTCAGTCGCCTTCGCCACCGCAGCCACCGCCGACAAGCTCCCCCGCGACCTACCGATCATCCTCCTCGACTCGCCTCGCTTCCGATCCTTCCTCTCCCCCGCGGCACCGGCGGCGGCGCCGCCACCGGAGGTCTCGCAGTCGGACACGGCGGCGATCCTCTACTCGTCGGGGACGACGGGGCGGGTGAAGGGGGTGGTTCTGACCCACCGGAACTTCGTCGCCCTGATCGCGGGGTACCATGCCGCCAAGGAGGCGGTGGAGGCGCCGCCAGATGGACCGGCGGTGGCGCTATTCACGATCCCGCTGTTCCACGTGTTCGGTTTCTTCATGGTGCTCAGGACGGCGGCACTGGCGGAGACGACGGTGCTGATGGAGCGGTTCGACTTCGGGGCGATGCTCCGAGCGGTGGAACGGTACCGGGCGACCTACATCCCCATGTCGCCGCCGCTGGTGGTGGCGATGGCCAAGTCTGACGAGGTCGCCCACTACGACCTCTCCTCGCTCCGCCTTGTGGCGTGCGGCGGCGGGCCGCTCGGCCGGGAGGTGGCGGAGCGTTTCACGGCGCGCTTCCCCAACATCGAGATCATCCAG GGGTATGGTTTGACGGAGTCGACCGGAGGGGTGTCGGGGACGGCGGGGCCGGACGAGTCACGGAAGTATGGGTCGGCGGGGCGAATAGGCGCGAATTTGGAAGCGAAGATAGTGGACCCCGCCACGGGGGAGGCCTTGCCTCCCGAACGCCAAGGGGAGCTTTGGCTCCGAGGGCCCACCATCATGAAAG GTTACATAGGTGATGCTGAGGCAACTGCATCTACCTTGGACTCAGAAGGTTGGTTAAAGACAGGTGATCTTTGCTACTTTGACCAGGATGGCTTTGTCTTTGTCGTGGATAGATTAAAAGAGTTGATTAAGTACAAGGCATACCAG GTCCCCCCAGCTGAATTGGAGCATGTGCTTCATTCTCATCCGGAAATTGCTGATGCTGCTGTAATTCC GTTCCCAGATGAAGAAGCaggacagatacccatggctTTCATTGTTAGACAACCTGGGAGCTCTGTCAGTGAGCAACAAGTAATGGATTTTGTTGCAAAACAG GTTGCACCATACAAGAAAGTTCGCCGGGTTGCTTTTGTCAGCTCAATACCAAAATCAGCTGCTGGAAAGATATTGAGAAGGGAgctcataaatcatgtttcaactATTCCTGCATCTAAGCTATGA